The sequence CGTAGTCAAGTCACTCGGTTGGAGCAACTTTTAGCGCAGTTGTTGCAGCCACGGCGCTAGGGTTGCGTGGGTTCAGATGTCTGTCTGGTTCAGGAGGAAGTAAGTTAGGGTCGGAACCTGATTATTAGGAAATAGAGGAAATAGGGGGACATTTCCCCTATTTATTGACCTAACAAATTGTTGCAGCGGACGGCGGGGGCTGCGGGGATATTTTAGGGGCAAACCGTGAATGTGGAATGCACAATAATTCGGTGAGGCAGAGGAAAAGGAAAAGACAGCGAATCAAAGCTTTTGTCTAACCCTGCGTTGCAGTTGACGGCGGGGGACTGTGCCGTGGTCAGAGTTTTGTGGTCTCTCAAAGTTTTATCTTGCTATCAAACTTTTGTGGTAATTCTCCCCGCCGCACCTGAACTTTATCGTTAGCCACTCAACAAATAAAACTTGATATAGGAGGGAGAAATTATGGGACGAATTGTAGCACAAGTTGAAATATCGAATCCACAAGATGAGGGGAAGAATTTGACATGCAGTATATTTGTTGATACTGGTGCTGCTGGATTAATTCTTCCAATGGCATGGAAAGAACGCTTGGGGAAATTTGCAAGCAGTGAAGTTGTAGATCTTGTGTTAGCGAACAATGAAGTAGTTAAAGGTGAAGCGTGTGGACCTGCAGGAATTCAAATAGAAGGATTCCGAAAAGTCTTTAACGAAGTAACCTTTATGGAGATGGAAAAAGCAGAAAATGGTGAATACGAACCCCTTTTAGGATATATAATTCTGGAACAAACACAAGTAGCCGTTGATATGCTTGGACATCGTCTTGTACCTGTGAAATATATCGATTGCAGATAAATTAAACAATAAGATTTATCGTTAGGGTCAAACCGTGAATGTGGAATGCACAATAATTCGGTGAGGCAGAGGAAAAGGAAAAGACAGCGAATCAAAGCTTTTGTCTAACCCTGCGTTGCAGTTGACGGCGGGGGACTGTGCCGTGGTCAGAGTTTTGTGGTCTCTCAAAGTTTTATCTTGCTATCAAACTTTTGTGGTAATCCTCCCCGCCGCACCTGAACTTTATCGTTAGGCAATGATGCTTTATAGTTTTATGGCATACTAATAAGTGGAGGAAGAAAATGGTTAAAACATTAGAAGCAGTATTTGATGGCAAAGTATTGCATCCTGAGGGACCGATAGATTTACAGCCAAACATACGCGTCCGCATAACAATCCAGACCATCACTACACGGAAAACAAAAGCGCGTTCATTCCTTTGTACTGCTCGATCACTTAATTTGGAAGGCCCTTCTGACTGGTCAACACGGATAGAAGAATACCTATATGGAAGGTAAAGTGATGCCAATGAGTAAAGTTTTTCTTGATACCGCATATGCTATTGCACTATCTTCGCCCAACGATGAGCAACACAAAAAAGCCGTGCAGATTGCAGAACAATTGGAAGCGGATGCAACTAAGTTGGTTACAACGCGAGCTGTCATATTGGAAATTGGAAATGCATTAGCTAAGTTACGGTATCGTAAAGCTGCAGTCGAATTATTGGACTCACTCGAACAAGACCCAAATGTTGAAATCATCCCAATTTCGGAAGAATTGTATAAGCGTGCATTCCAGTTTTATCGTGAGCGACCAGATAAGGAATGGGGAATTACAGATTGTATATCTTTTGTTATTATGCAGGAGCAAAGGTTGACAGCGGCACTGACAACAGATGAACACTTCCAACAGGCTGGCTTTCAAGCACTCCTAATGGATAATTAGGGTCAAACCTTGAATATTGAATTTACTTTTTGCATAACTTATTGATAACAAAAGAGATAAGAAAAGAAAAAGATGGCAAAGCATAGTTTTTACCTAACAAATCGTTGCAGTTGACGGCGGGGGACTGTGCCGTGGTCAGAGTTTTGTGGTCTCTCAAAGCTTTATCTTACTATCAAACTTTTATGGTAATCCTCCCCGCCGCACCTGAACTTTATCGTTAGGTGGATTGAAGATAAGTGGATTGAAGATAACATGATAAGTGGGTTTAAGGTTTCGCTTCGAGCAGCAAAGGAATCTGATCGTCGGCAGGTGTATAAATGGTTAGCTTGCTCTGACTTGACGCCATCAATGATGGGTCCTCCAGACTTTCCCGACCATCCGGTTCCAACCTGGGAAGAGTTTTGTTCAGATTACAAAGCACATTACTTTGATGACTCTGCCATATATTCTGGCAGGTGCTTCATTATCACGGTTGCACATGAAGGCGTTGGTGTGGTAAGCTATAATCAGATTAACCAGAACAGAAGAGAAACCGAATTAGACATCTGGCTTCGCTCAGAATCTGATTGTGGAAAGGGATACGGCTCTGATGCTTTGAAAACGCTATGTGATTATCTACATACCACTTACGGCATTGAAAGCTTTATCCTCAGGCCGTCTGCAAGAAACCAACGAGCTATTGCCGCATATCAACGAGCGGGTTTTAAATTATTGTCTCTTTCGTCTGGTAAACAAAGAGCCGAATATGGTCCAGGAGACTACGTTGATACAGT is a genomic window of bacterium containing:
- a CDS encoding antitoxin family protein, which codes for MVKTLEAVFDGKVLHPEGPIDLQPNIRVRITIQTITTRKTKARSFLCTARSLNLEGPSDWSTRIEEYLYGR
- a CDS encoding type II toxin-antitoxin system VapC family toxin, with product MPMSKVFLDTAYAIALSSPNDEQHKKAVQIAEQLEADATKLVTTRAVILEIGNALAKLRYRKAAVELLDSLEQDPNVEIIPISEELYKRAFQFYRERPDKEWGITDCISFVIMQEQRLTAALTTDEHFQQAGFQALLMDN
- a CDS encoding GNAT family protein, yielding MISGFKVSLRAAKESDRRQVYKWLACSDLTPSMMGPPDFPDHPVPTWEEFCSDYKAHYFDDSAIYSGRCFIITVAHEGVGVVSYNQINQNRRETELDIWLRSESDCGKGYGSDALKTLCDYLHTTYGIESFILRPSARNQRAIAAYQRAGFKLLSLSSGKQRAEYGPGDYVDTVVLCKHMST